A part of Kitasatospora acidiphila genomic DNA contains:
- a CDS encoding MarR family winged helix-turn-helix transcriptional regulator has protein sequence MTEPPLTPDRAQALDRLARAAYRLSAADARLRGRATRTPGALSLTHARALRTLAEQGPLTIGQLAAGTETTGAATTQLVNGLVTAGYVTRERAPEDKRSVLVALTEAGWSRHHQRQQVLGEALHTDLADYDDAALDSAAQVLQRLSAVYDRL, from the coding sequence ATGACCGAGCCGCCGCTCACCCCCGACCGCGCCCAGGCGCTCGATCGGCTGGCCCGGGCCGCCTACCGACTCAGTGCCGCGGACGCACGGCTGCGCGGACGCGCCACCCGCACCCCCGGAGCCCTGTCCCTCACGCACGCCCGAGCTCTGCGCACCCTGGCCGAGCAGGGGCCGCTGACCATCGGTCAACTCGCGGCCGGCACCGAGACCACCGGCGCCGCCACCACCCAACTGGTCAACGGACTGGTCACGGCGGGCTACGTCACTCGCGAGCGCGCGCCCGAGGACAAGCGGTCCGTGCTGGTCGCCCTCACCGAGGCCGGGTGGTCGCGGCACCACCAGCGCCAGCAAGTGCTGGGCGAAGCCCTGCACACCGACCTGGCCGACTACGACGACGCCGCCCTCGACAGCGCCGCCCAGGTGCTGCAACGACTGTCCGCCGTCTATGACCGGCTGTGA
- a CDS encoding alpha/beta hydrolase, which translates to MTIRSAGQSWALDIALAQGGFDALHPEAVGTMEQLGHDHTDFAKVFALVKSGAMLPKAWATVAAQAEQRAAHHDRGGFAQTAADLYLRAAVMWGRAQYSIFDAADPRKAAMRERTDHCVARLGALRDDRVRRVVLDFEGGSIHALLHLPAGEVENAPAVILGPGMDMIKEDYIWAAERYYTSRGMVALSIEGPGQGESRAGGLTVDLTNYERAIGRYLDYLAGLPEVDADRIGMFGISMSGYWGSRAAATDRRLAALAAFEAVTGDFTTIFERAQPTFKNNYMYMSGYTDEDAFDRDLTLQMPLGDLVAEIACPVLYGIGEFDELTDLGQALANFEKVRAPKELRVYEDEFHPLGGVAAEAFRFGAEWLERALDGEFGTPGRDVRHYVHRDGRTTDHSADPAWWLGAAPTHLAEVRRGA; encoded by the coding sequence ATGACGATCCGTTCGGCAGGCCAGAGCTGGGCGCTGGACATCGCCCTCGCTCAGGGTGGCTTCGACGCGCTGCACCCCGAGGCCGTCGGGACGATGGAGCAGCTCGGTCACGACCACACCGACTTCGCGAAGGTCTTCGCGCTGGTCAAGAGCGGTGCGATGCTGCCCAAGGCGTGGGCGACGGTGGCCGCCCAGGCCGAGCAGCGCGCCGCGCACCACGATCGGGGTGGATTCGCGCAGACCGCTGCCGACCTCTACCTGCGGGCCGCGGTGATGTGGGGTCGCGCCCAGTACTCGATCTTCGATGCCGCCGACCCCCGCAAGGCGGCCATGCGCGAACGCACCGACCACTGCGTGGCCCGCCTGGGTGCGCTGCGCGACGACCGGGTCCGCCGGGTGGTGCTGGACTTCGAGGGCGGGAGCATCCACGCGCTGCTGCACCTGCCGGCCGGCGAGGTCGAGAACGCGCCGGCCGTCATCCTCGGCCCGGGGATGGACATGATCAAGGAGGACTACATCTGGGCCGCCGAGCGCTACTACACCTCCCGGGGGATGGTCGCGCTGTCCATCGAGGGGCCGGGCCAGGGCGAGAGCCGGGCCGGCGGACTCACCGTCGACCTGACCAACTACGAGCGGGCGATCGGCCGTTACCTCGACTACTTGGCCGGGCTGCCGGAGGTCGACGCGGACCGGATCGGCATGTTCGGCATCTCGATGAGCGGCTACTGGGGCTCGCGAGCCGCGGCCACCGACCGCCGCCTGGCCGCGCTGGCCGCTTTCGAGGCCGTCACGGGCGACTTCACGACCATCTTCGAGCGCGCCCAGCCGACGTTCAAGAACAACTACATGTACATGTCCGGGTACACGGACGAGGACGCCTTCGACCGGGACCTGACCCTGCAGATGCCACTCGGCGACCTGGTCGCCGAGATCGCCTGCCCGGTGCTGTACGGCATCGGCGAGTTCGACGAGCTCACCGACCTCGGCCAGGCGCTGGCAAACTTCGAGAAGGTCCGCGCACCCAAGGAACTGCGGGTCTACGAGGACGAGTTCCACCCCCTCGGGGGAGTGGCGGCCGAGGCCTTCCGGTTCGGTGCCGAATGGCTGGAGCGGGCCCTCGACGGCGAGTTCGGCACCCCCGGGCGGGACGTGCGGCACTACGTGCACCGCGACGGCCGCACCACCGACCACAGCGCCGACCCCGCCTGGTGGCTCGGCGCCGCCCCGACGCACCTTGCCGAGGTCCGGCGCGGCGCGTAG
- a CDS encoding alpha/beta fold hydrolase, whose protein sequence is MATFVLVHGAWHGGWCWRRVADRLRAAGHRVFTPTLTGLGERAHLRSAGTGLSTHVADVCGVLRYEELRDVVLVGHSYAGFVVREAADRMPERVGRLVMVDAWAGRDGESFYDRAPERFRQWLDAATEGEVLRVPNPAAVGVTDPATAAWLEPLLTPQPRRTFSEPTRLTGAVEEIPCRAVLCVPARLPFAATATEFGWEQVELATGHDAMLTAPEELARLLLESL, encoded by the coding sequence ATGGCGACGTTCGTGCTGGTGCACGGGGCGTGGCACGGCGGCTGGTGCTGGCGCCGGGTGGCCGATCGGCTGCGGGCGGCCGGGCACCGGGTGTTCACGCCGACGCTGACCGGGCTGGGTGAGCGGGCGCATCTGCGGTCGGCCGGGACCGGGCTGTCGACGCATGTCGCTGACGTGTGCGGAGTGCTCCGGTACGAGGAGCTGCGGGACGTGGTGCTGGTGGGCCACAGTTACGCGGGGTTCGTGGTGCGCGAGGCCGCGGACCGGATGCCCGAGCGGGTGGGGCGGCTGGTGATGGTGGACGCCTGGGCGGGGCGGGACGGCGAGTCGTTCTACGACCGGGCCCCGGAGCGGTTCCGGCAGTGGCTCGATGCGGCCACCGAGGGCGAGGTGCTGCGGGTGCCGAACCCGGCCGCGGTCGGGGTGACCGACCCGGCGACGGCGGCCTGGCTGGAGCCGCTGCTGACCCCGCAGCCGCGGCGTACCTTCAGCGAGCCGACCCGGCTCACCGGTGCGGTCGAGGAGATCCCGTGCCGGGCGGTCCTGTGCGTGCCGGCCCGGCTGCCGTTCGCCGCGACGGCCACCGAGTTCGGCTGGGAGCAGGTGGAGCTGGCCACGGGGCACGACGCGATGCTGACCGCCCCTGAGGAGCTGGCCCGGCTGCTGCTCGAATCGCTCTGA
- a CDS encoding phosphatase PAP2 family protein: MTSLLESARPAPDRRTRTALLGRLRHVRHLRWLAWPTYFWLFWHCYQLYGLPFQNDLVFCWLMGALIAACLHSGHWFGWLKVLRDWVPVMAAVYAYSLLRGYGAHTPWKVHWAPQLAFDKAVGFGQVWSVRLQHWLYTPGHPHWYDYLCTAVYMSHFFAVFVVMAWLWKRRHDRFTRLVALYLALTFAAFATYVLYPADPPWLTAQNGHLPQLTRVVSDVLTQSGLPRAGSIFENGSRFDNDVAAMPSLHAAYPMLLALFFWPTAGRKLRVLLALYPLAMAFTLVYGAEHFVIDILFGWTYAAVVVLGLGRLLDRRAARRALRSTARESALATGAGLADSRLAG, from the coding sequence GTGACCAGCCTGCTCGAGTCAGCACGTCCTGCCCCCGACCGCCGCACCCGGACGGCGCTGCTGGGGCGGCTCCGGCACGTCAGACACCTGCGGTGGCTAGCCTGGCCGACGTACTTCTGGCTGTTCTGGCACTGCTACCAGCTGTACGGGCTGCCGTTCCAGAACGACCTGGTGTTCTGCTGGCTGATGGGCGCGCTGATCGCCGCCTGCCTGCACAGCGGGCACTGGTTCGGCTGGCTGAAGGTACTGCGCGACTGGGTGCCGGTGATGGCCGCCGTCTATGCGTACTCCTTGCTGCGCGGCTACGGCGCGCACACCCCGTGGAAGGTGCACTGGGCACCCCAGCTGGCCTTCGACAAGGCGGTCGGCTTCGGGCAGGTGTGGTCCGTCCGACTGCAGCACTGGCTGTACACCCCGGGCCATCCGCACTGGTACGACTACCTCTGCACGGCCGTCTACATGTCGCACTTCTTCGCGGTCTTCGTGGTGATGGCCTGGCTGTGGAAGCGGCGGCACGACCGGTTCACCCGCCTGGTCGCGCTCTACCTGGCCCTGACCTTCGCCGCCTTCGCCACCTATGTGCTCTACCCGGCCGACCCGCCGTGGCTGACCGCACAGAACGGGCACCTGCCGCAGCTGACCCGGGTGGTCTCGGACGTGCTCACCCAGTCGGGCCTGCCCCGGGCCGGCTCGATCTTCGAGAACGGCAGCCGGTTCGACAACGACGTGGCCGCGATGCCCTCGCTGCACGCCGCCTACCCGATGCTGCTGGCACTGTTCTTCTGGCCCACCGCCGGCCGCAAACTGCGGGTGCTGCTGGCGCTCTATCCGCTGGCGATGGCGTTCACCCTGGTGTACGGCGCCGAGCACTTCGTGATCGACATCCTGTTCGGCTGGACGTACGCGGCCGTCGTGGTGCTGGGCCTGGGCCGGCTGCTGGACCGCCGGGCCGCCCGTCGCGCGCTCCGCAGTACGGCCCGCGAATCGGCCCTCGCGACCGGCGCCGGTCTGGCGGATAGCAGACTGGCCGGGTGA
- a CDS encoding citrate synthase: MAEIRSERLTTQQVAEQLGVKVETVYAYASRGQLSSERAPGGKGSTFDAREVAELATRGRRTPVRPPAGEPVTVHTGLTLIEDGRLYYRGRDAVELAARHGFEAGIGWLWGLGGDAPVTLRVPPATAEALARAAAALPAGIRLPDRLRISATVAAALDPLRFDLREQTVLAAGAALIAGMVEALPRTGPDPGPDAPLAARLWSRLASAAPGPEALACLDRALVLLLDHELAVSTVAARVAASARAHPYAVVSAGLGATDGPLHGAASSLAHRMLGEVLAGGAVPVVSDYLRTGRPIPGLGHRLYPEGDPRAVALLDAVGRLDGGARVVAAVAEVEAAAGPAGRPALRANIDLALAALALAADLPSEAGEVVFAVARTPGWLAHAVEEYREEPLRMRARGSYTGPRPQAG; encoded by the coding sequence ATGGCCGAGATCCGCAGCGAACGGCTGACCACCCAGCAGGTCGCCGAGCAGCTCGGCGTCAAGGTGGAGACGGTGTACGCCTACGCCAGCCGCGGCCAGCTCAGCAGCGAGCGGGCCCCGGGCGGCAAGGGCAGCACCTTCGACGCCCGCGAGGTGGCCGAGCTGGCCACCCGCGGCCGCCGCACCCCGGTGCGGCCGCCGGCCGGCGAACCGGTCACGGTGCACACCGGGCTGACCCTGATCGAGGACGGCCGGCTCTACTACCGCGGCCGGGACGCCGTCGAGCTGGCCGCCCGGCACGGCTTCGAGGCGGGGATCGGCTGGCTGTGGGGGCTGGGTGGCGACGCCCCGGTGACGCTGCGGGTGCCGCCCGCCACCGCCGAGGCGCTGGCCCGGGCCGCCGCCGCACTGCCCGCCGGGATCCGGCTGCCCGACCGGCTGCGGATCTCGGCCACCGTCGCCGCCGCGCTCGACCCGCTCCGCTTCGATCTGCGCGAGCAGACCGTGCTGGCGGCCGGGGCGGCGCTGATCGCCGGGATGGTGGAGGCGCTGCCGCGCACCGGGCCCGACCCCGGCCCGGACGCCCCGCTGGCGGCGCGGCTGTGGAGTCGGCTGGCGTCCGCCGCGCCCGGGCCCGAGGCGCTGGCCTGCCTGGACCGCGCCCTGGTGCTGCTGCTCGACCACGAGCTGGCGGTGTCCACCGTGGCCGCGCGGGTGGCGGCCTCGGCGCGCGCCCATCCGTATGCGGTGGTCTCCGCCGGGCTCGGCGCCACCGACGGCCCGCTGCACGGCGCGGCCAGCTCGCTGGCGCACCGGATGCTCGGCGAGGTGCTGGCCGGCGGCGCCGTGCCGGTGGTCTCCGACTACCTGCGCACCGGCCGGCCGATTCCGGGGCTGGGTCACCGGCTCTACCCGGAGGGCGACCCCCGGGCCGTGGCGCTGCTGGACGCGGTGGGCCGGCTGGACGGCGGGGCACGCGTGGTGGCGGCCGTCGCCGAGGTGGAGGCGGCCGCGGGCCCGGCGGGCCGGCCGGCGCTGCGGGCCAACATCGATCTGGCGCTGGCCGCGCTGGCCCTGGCCGCCGACCTGCCGTCGGAGGCCGGCGAGGTGGTCTTCGCGGTGGCCCGTACGCCGGGCTGGCTGGCCCACGCGGTGGAGGAGTACCGCGAGGAGCCGCTGCGGATGCGGGCCCGGGGCAGCTACACCGGGCCGCGCCCGCAGGCGGGCTGA
- a CDS encoding YajQ family cyclic di-GMP-binding protein: MADSSFDIVSKVDRMEVDNAINQAGREIATRYDFKNVGASIAWSGEKIELKADGEERVKAILDVFQSKLVARKVSLKALDAGEPQLSGKEYKIFATIKEGISQENAKKISKIIRDEGPKGVKAQIQGEELRVSSKSRDDLQAVQALLRDKDLDFAVQYVNYR, translated from the coding sequence ATGGCCGACTCCAGTTTCGACATCGTCTCGAAGGTCGACAGGATGGAGGTCGACAACGCGATCAACCAGGCTGGCCGGGAGATCGCCACCCGCTACGACTTCAAGAACGTCGGGGCCTCCATCGCCTGGTCGGGCGAGAAGATCGAGCTGAAGGCGGACGGCGAGGAGCGGGTCAAGGCCATCCTCGACGTCTTCCAGAGCAAGCTGGTGGCACGCAAGGTCTCGCTCAAGGCGCTGGACGCGGGCGAGCCGCAGTTGTCCGGCAAGGAGTACAAGATCTTCGCGACCATCAAGGAGGGCATCTCCCAGGAGAACGCCAAGAAGATCTCGAAGATCATCCGGGACGAGGGCCCCAAGGGCGTGAAGGCCCAGATCCAGGGCGAGGAGCTGCGCGTCTCCTCGAAGAGCCGGGACGACCTGCAGGCCGTGCAGGCGCTGCTCCGCGACAAGGACCTGGACTTCGCGGTGCAGTACGTGAACTACCGCTAG
- the mug gene encoding G/U mismatch-specific DNA glycosylase has product MTTPPPRPTPTELAAAQDRTIPDVTGPGLRVLFCGINPGLWSGATGHHFARPGNRFWPALHRSGFTPRQLAPHEQDQLPALGLGITNVVARASAKADELSREELRAGGEALRERVAGLRPRVLAVLGIGAYRTAFGQPKAVIGRQAERLGDTEVWALPNPSGLNAHYTLDALADEFRTLREAVER; this is encoded by the coding sequence GTGACCACTCCTCCGCCGCGCCCCACACCCACCGAGCTCGCCGCCGCCCAGGACCGCACCATCCCCGATGTGACCGGCCCCGGACTTCGGGTGCTGTTCTGCGGCATCAACCCGGGCCTGTGGTCCGGCGCCACCGGACACCACTTCGCCCGGCCCGGCAACCGGTTCTGGCCGGCGTTGCACCGCTCCGGCTTCACCCCGCGCCAGCTGGCCCCGCACGAGCAGGACCAGCTGCCGGCGCTGGGCCTGGGCATCACCAATGTGGTCGCCCGGGCCTCGGCCAAGGCCGACGAGCTGAGCCGCGAGGAACTGCGCGCCGGAGGCGAGGCGCTGCGCGAGCGGGTGGCGGGGCTGCGGCCGCGGGTGCTGGCCGTCCTCGGCATCGGCGCCTACCGCACCGCCTTCGGGCAGCCGAAGGCGGTGATCGGGCGGCAGGCCGAGCGGCTGGGCGACACCGAGGTGTGGGCGCTGCCCAACCCCAGCGGACTGAACGCGCACTACACCCTGGACGCGCTGGCCGACGAGTTCCGCACGCTGCGCGAGGCCGTCGAGCGCTAG